A window of the Brassica napus cultivar Da-Ae chromosome C5, Da-Ae, whole genome shotgun sequence genome harbors these coding sequences:
- the LOC106347265 gene encoding uncharacterized protein LOC106347265, protein MCLFFHGVAPDASSLRTSLEKRKNIMKLRCVLGIFFTQPDGLFTPKWSDEMDDPDVNEYITHDCVINRFWDVTEEPPATTNIKRPATSVESCKKRKGNDTNTVEVEEESNGSKKEDIHVSRLYTLLETLSGKVDKMDTLIEAKVCAIIAPMNEKLATMEKELQKMKEKDCADDRKEDANSIANENAEVNSKEMSWMVEVNSTSHDGLPTQRVVKKPRNASKKSGNVVDDKKKMAEKKLKNKIKEPHLLDNTLGEDMWSDPVQREKSKELGDCLDGFVDFARKLNKSTSPTPSSPQHKRQTKLASS, encoded by the exons ATGTGCCTCTTCTTTCATGGAGTGGCTCCCGACGCTTCAAGTTTGAGGACTTCATTagagaagagaaaaaacatCATGAAGCTAAG GTGCGTGTTAGGCATTTTTTTTACACAGCCAGACGGACTGTTTACGCCAAAGTGGAGTGATGAAATGGATGATCCTGATGTAAACGAATACATCACTCATGATTGTGTAATTAATAGATTTTGGGATGTAACTGAAGAACCGCCAGCTACCACCAATATAAAGCGCCCTGCAACAAGTGTTGAGAGTTGTAAAAAGAGAAAGGGTAATGATACAAATactgttgaggttgaggaagaGAGTAATGGTTCAAAG AAGGAAGACATTCATGTGAGCCGGCTTTACACTTTGTTGGAGACATTGTCAGGAAAAGTTGATAAAATGGATACATTGATCGAAGCTAAGGTTTGTGCTATTATTGCTCCTATGAACGAGAAGCTGGCAACAATGGAGAAGGAGCTTcaaaagatgaaagaaaaagaTTGTGCTGATGATAGAAAAGAAGATGCAAATTCCATTGCTAATGAAAATGCTGAAGTGAATAGCAAGGAAATG TCTTGGATGGTAGAGGTTAATTCCACATCGCATGATGGATTACCCACTCAACGTGTTGTCAAGAAACCGAGGAATGCAAGCAAAAAAAGTGGCAACGTGGTTgatgataagaaaaaaatggctgagaagaagttgaaaaacaaaattaaagagCCACACTTACTTGACAACACATTAGGGGAAGACATGTGGTCTGATCCAGTGCAGCGTGAGAAGTCCAAAGAACTCGGTGATTGTTTAGATGGCTTTGTAGACTTTGCTAGAAAGTTGAACAAGTCTACATCTCCCACACCTTCCTCACCCCAGCACAAGCGCCAAACAAAGCTAGCATCGTCGTAG
- the LOC125587082 gene encoding uncharacterized protein LOC125587082 produces the protein MSSFIPSDYKALDLSGDNYLDWAINTSAVLKSRGLGKCIKYGNDTLACERHRAIMIMRHHLCEDLRDEFGYVNDPHNLWSFLNSRFCEPLLHESKKKWEALRFQDYESVDNYHSDLMRITYSLRLCGELVTNEDLLNKTRDTFHSEEVLLSHQAKGFTTYYDMFSYLLDIEQKKQKRMDNIRRFNDIMEIYYEVLDSEMKIPEANKATFDKKRSEEDSEWTLMDHEVGLYIE, from the coding sequence atgtcgagttTCATACCCTCAGATTACAAAGCCCttgatctctctggagataattatcttgATTGGGCTATAAACACTTCAGCCGTcttgaagtctagaggacttgGGAAGTGCATCAAGTATGGCAATGACACCCTTGCGTGTGAAAGACACAGAGCCATAATGATTATGCGACACCATCTCTGTGAGGACCTAAGAGACGAGTTTGGATATGTTAATGATCCTCATAATCTCTGGTCATTTTTGAATTCTAGATTCTGTGAGCCATTGTTGCacgaatccaagaaaaaatggGAAGCTCTAAGGTTCCAGGATTATGAATCCGTGGACAATTATCACTCTGATCTTATGAGAATCACCTATAGTCTTAGACTATGTGGTGAATTGGTAACAAACGAGGATTTGTTAAACAAAACTCGTGACACATTCCATTCAGAGGAAGTGTTGTTATCACATCAGGCCaaaggtttcaccacctatTATGACATGTTctcatatttattagacattgagCAAAAGAAGCAGAAAAGGATGGATAACATCAGACGGTTTAATGACATCATGGAGATATATTATGAAGTACTAGACAGTGAGATGAAAATCCCTGAAGCTAATAAAGCCACATTTGATAAGAAGAGATCTGAGGAGGATTCCGAGTGGACACTCATGGACCATGAGGTCGGattatacattgaataa
- the LOC125587083 gene encoding uncharacterized protein LOC125587083 encodes MTCLLALPNSRPVYYTAVYASNLSSERVDLLADLINLHSMLDLDGNPWILGGDFNQIISPMEHSSMDVNTTDNLMYQLRDCFLQLGVFDLRYLGPQHTWTKNRPEDPIAKKLDRLLVNSSLVASLPHALATYLPPLISDHTPCLIDLAYQLPQAGTKPFKLQNYLTKHPSFAQHVYDAWLRAGSECLTLTQLCWKLKVIKRDLKQLNRENYSKIQERVSETYSLLQHVQVQALQNPSTTTFEAERDLHQRWLFLREIEESYFRQKSRINWLAEGDLNTTYFHRICQTRESLNAIRAFLTAAGDWITDPTLMSIHEVSHFTSILGPHYYTPPQITSHPYWFAELSSFQCSPVHAQQMVTVPTAEEIRGLYFMLNPIKLRDRMGLHRDFSRLPGKLLALK; translated from the coding sequence ATGACTTGTCTCCTAGCTCTCCCAAATTCTCGACCAGTCTACTACACTGCTGTCTACGCCTCGAATCTCAGCTCTGAACGTGTTGATCTATTGGCTGACCTTATCAACCTCCACTCTATGCTCGATCTAGATGGCAACCCGTGGATCTTAGGAGGTGATTTTAATCAAATCATCTCCCCAATGGAACACTCCAGCATGGATGTAAACACCACTGATAATCTCATGTACCAACTTCGTGACTGTTTCCTTCAGCTTGGTGTATTTGATCTGCGGTACCTGGGCCCTCAACACACCTGGACAAAAAATCGTCCAGAGGACCCAATTGCCAAAAAGCTCGATAGGTTGCTAGTAAACAGCTCCCTGGTCGCCTCTCTCCCACACGCCCTTGCTACCTACCTCCCTCCCCTTATCTCAGACCACACCCCTTGCTTGATTGACTTAGCCTACCAACTTCCCCAAGCTGGTACTAAACCTTTCAAGTTACAAAACTATCTCACCAAACACCCGAGCTTTGCTCAGCATGTCTATGATGCCTGGTTGCGCGCCGGAAGTGAATGCCTGACTCTCACTCAATTGTGTTGGAAACTGAAAGTGATAAAGAGGGATCTCAAACAACTAAACAGAGAGAACTATTCTAAAATTCAAGAGAGAGTTTCAGAGACTTACAGTTTGTTACAACATGTGCAGGTACAAGCTCTTCAAAACCCATCAACTACTACCTTTGAAGCGGAAAGGGACTTGCACCAACGATGGTTGTTCTTGAGGGAGATTGAAGAGAGCTACTTCAGACAAAAGTCTAGAATAAACTGGTTGGCGGAGGGAGACTTGAACACGACCTATTTTCATAGGATTTGCCAAACACGGGAAAGTCTCAACGCCATTAGAGCGTTTCTCACTGCTGCGGGAGATTGGATCACTGATCCAACTCTCATGAGTATCCACGAGGTTTCTCACTTCACTTCAATCTTAGGCCCACACTACTACACTCCACCTCAAATCACCTCTCATCCTTACTGGTTTGCGGAGCTCTCTAGTTTTCAGTGTTCACCTGTTCATGCACAACAAATGGTCACTGTTCCAACGGCAGAAGAAATCAGAGGACTATACTTCATGCTGAACCCCATAAAGCTCCGGGACCGGATGGGCTTACATCGGGATTTTTCAAGGCTTCCTGGGAAACTATTGGCCCTGAAGTGA
- the LOC106408220 gene encoding uncharacterized protein LOC106408220: MFSCSELVNGYHKNKGTKKITIKVDIAKAFDTLSWEFLFTCLEGLSIPPLFIRWLKACICTTSFMVSYNGSVNGYFKGKRGLRQGDPLSPYLFVIAMNFLSLMLKKAAADNKFKYHYKCKETKLTHLSFADDLLIFIDGSMESVQQVLMVLREFELRSGLKVSMEKTSFFASGLTEQESQLIQATTGMHMGSLPVRYLGVPLDSKKLSLTSAEPLLHQIKAKFSSWSVKTLSFAGRLLLIKTVIAGINTFWCSTFILPKACINRINSLCSVFLWKGDVESRNTTRVSWETVVLPKDQGGFGIKDLLTWNKACTLRLLWLLFFRSGSVWVAWFKEVILKGSISNYWTTKPSSSFSWLANKLLKLKDTVFPLIKLRIQNGLSARFWFDNWSPFGKLYDYLNGSSSRLGISLNPTVGSLITNGIWRIPPARSEEQLQLQTYLTTLQLNGEPDYYEWELGVPTASRYSTGETYNYLRPQRPRVRWVDVVWTKRGIPRHNFHLWLVLQDRIPTRDRLISWGLQVSPSCLLCNAANESRDHLFQDCSFSFNLWTQLARKLRLSPLRNWDATLGQMIALPKGKPPTLLSYLAWQAMIYWLWNERNARLHSNTFRSVDTIYTTIYRQLKNKIQSFRPSNPTMSSAMMQLWI; this comes from the coding sequence atgttttcttgtagtgaactgGTCAATGGGTATCACAAGAACAAGGGAACAAAGAAAATCACGATCAAGGTAGATATAGCAAAGGCTTTTGATACTCTATCATGGGAGTTCCTTTTTACCTGCCTTGAAGGTCTTAGCATACCCCCTCTGTTCATCCGGTGGCTCAAAGCGTGTATCTGCACAACAAGCTTTATGGTGAGTTACAATGGCAGCGTCAATGGCTATTTCAAAGGAAAAAGAGGTTTGAGGCAGGGAGATCCTTTATCTCCCTACTTATTTGTTATTGCAATGAACTTCTTATCGCTAATGCTCAAAAAAGCGGCTGCAGATAACAAGTTTAAGTACCATTATAAGTGTAAGGAGACAAAGCTCACCCATCTATCATTCGCTGATGACCTGTTGATCTTCATAGATGGCTCTATGGAGTCAGTCCAACAGGTGCTTATGGTGCTCCGCGAATTTGAGCTTCGATCAGGCCTGAAAGTCAGCATGGAGAAGACAAGTTTTTTTGCATCAGGTCTCACGGAACAGGAGTCACAATTAATCCAAGCCACAACTGGAATGCACATGGGATCATTACCTGTTAGATATCTGGGTGTCCCGCTAGACTCCAAGAAGCTGAGCCTCACCAGCGCTGAACCGCTTCTTCACCAGATAAAAGCGAAATTCTCCTCTTGGTCTGTGAAAACCCTGTCCTTTGCTGGTCGGCTTTTGTTGATCAAAACGGTCATCGCTGGAATCAACACATTTTGGTGCTCAACCTTTATCCTCCCAAAGGCCTGCATAAATAGAATCAACTCTCTCTGTAGCGTTTTCTTGTGGAAAGGCGATGTGGAAAGTAGAAACACAACTAGAGTAAGCTGGGAGACGGTTGTGTTACCCAAAGATCAAGGAGGCTTTGGGATAAAGGACTTGCTTACATGGAACAAAGCCTGCACATTGCGTCTACTATGGCTCTTATTCTTCCGTAGTGGCTCAGTGTGGGTTGCGTGGTTCAAAGAAGTAATCCTCAAGGGCTCTATCTCGAACTACTGGACAACAAAGCCTAGCTCCTCTTTCTCCTGGTTAGCAAACAAACTCTTAAAGCTCAAGGACACGGTCTTCCCTCTCATCAAACTGCGAATTCAGAATGGTCTCTCAGCCCGCTTCTGGTTTGACAACTGGTCACCTTTTGGGAAACTATACGACTATCTCAACGGATCATCCTCGCGCCTTGGAATCTCTCTCAATCCAACTGTGGGATCTTTGATCACCAATGGAATATGGCGCATCCCCCCTGCACGATCAGAGGAGCAGCTACAGTTACAAACTTATCTAACAACTCTACAACTCAATGGGGAACCGGACTACTATGAATGGGAATTGGGAGTTCCTACCGCTTCTAGATATTCTACTGGTGAGACTTATAATTACCTTAGGCCCCAGAGGCCGCGAGTGAGATGGGTTGATGTGGTTTGGACGAAACGTGGGATCCCTAGGCATAACTTCCATCTCTGGCTGGTGCTTCAAGACAGGATCCCAACGCGTGATAGGCTTATCAGCTGGGGATTGCAAGTGAGCCCTTCATGCCTTCTATGTAACGCCGCAAATGAATCACGCGATCACCTCTTCCAAGACTGCTCCTTCAGCTTTAATCTGTGGACTCAACTTGCTAGGAAACTCCGACTATCACCGCTCAGGAACTGGGATGCTACGCTAGGCCAAATGATCGCTCTACCTAAAGGTAAACCCCCAACTCTGCTCTCCTATCTAGCGTGGCAAGCTATGATCTATTGGTTATGGAATGAGAGGAATGCGAGACTACACTCAAACACCTTCCGCTCGGTCGACACCATCTACACCACTATCTATCGCCAACTGAAGAACAAGATTCAGAGCTTCAGACCTTCGAACCCAACGATGTCTTCAGCGATGATGCAACTTTGGATCTAA